The Pukyongia salina genome segment CAGAGCGTGATACTTTAAGTTTTAAAATTAACCGCGATATTGGCCGGATCGCCGTACCTGCCAGTTTATCGAGGGAAATAACCGATGTAGACGGAACCAAAGTGCGTGTAAGCTTTTTTAGTGTGACTCTGGATTCCAATCCGCGAGAATATGTTCATTACGAAGATTATTATTCAACCGCGGTAAACACCTATGAAAACTTACCAACGCAAAGTGATATAATTGTTGGCCTAACACATTTAAAAGTAGAGGACGACAAGAAACTGGCCTTAGCTTTACCCGAGCTCGACCTCATTATGGGCGGACATGAGCACAACAATATGATCTTCGATGTGAGTAATACAGTAATAGCAAAAGCCGATGCAAATGCCAAAACGATCAATATCCATACAATCACACATAATACTGCAACTGGTAAGACCGATATCGACTCACAATTATTTCCAATCGATGATAGTATTTCTGAAGACCCGGAGGTTCGTGCGATCGTTGAAAAATGGAATTTGGTATTGAATAACAAGATAAGGGAGGTAATTGAAAACCCTTCCGAAGTTATCTTCCATGCAGATCCACCCTTGGACGGTACAGATAGTGCCAATCGAGGGATCCAAACCAATATGGGTGAGATTATTACGGCGGCTATGTTCGAAGCCTATGACAATGAAGTTGATGCGGCTTTGGTAAACGGAGGATCCATAAGGCTTGACGATATGCTTGATGGAGATGTGAGCAGTATTGATATCTTTAGGGTGCTACCCTTTGGAGGAAGTATAATAAAGGTGGATATCACGGGAGATCTGTTGCAACGAGTGCTAGATTTTGGGAAGGATAGCGGTGGAACCGGTGCATACTTGCAACGTTTCAATATCGATGAAAGTGCAAACGGCGGTTGGTTAATAAACGGTGAACCATTACAAGGGGACAAACGTTATTACTCTGTGGCTTTTTCAGATTTTCTTCTGAAGGGGTACGACATACCATTCCTTTCAGAAGATAATCCGGGTGTCCTGAAAGTCTATACGCCCTCGAAGAACGAGATTGCGAATGATATTAGAAAAGCTGTAATTTTATACCTGAAATCAAAACAATAGAATATGTTGAAACGAATTCTTAAAATCTTGGGATATCTTGGGATTGTTGCTCTGATAGTGATTCAATTTATCAGACCCGAAAAGAATGAGGCCGGATATGAGGCGTTTAAAGCTTTCGAAACCGAAACGAAACCATCTGATAAAGTAGTGGGGATCTTAAAGAACAACTGCTACGATTGCCATAGTAATCACACAAATTATCCATGGTATGCCGAAGTAGCGCCCTTTTCCTTGTGGTTGGATGATCATGTACGGCATGGTAAGGGCGATTTCAATGTCTCCGAATGGGACAGTTATTCGATAAAGAAAAAAGATCATAAACTGGAAGAACTTATAGAAGAGGTTGAAGAAGGCAATATGCCTTTGGATAGCTATACCTGGATTCATGGTGATCTTAGCGAGGACGACAAGAAACTTCTAATCCAATGGGCTACCCTGGCAAGGTTACAGTATAAAAATCAGCTTGAGGTTTCTTCTAAGTAGCTGACAAATAAAAACCTATAAATTTTAACAGTCTTTTTATTTAAATTAATTCTAAATAAACTTGTAGAAAGAATTTTTCAAAGTTATTTTTGCGGCTGAAATAATTCATTATTTATAAACAGTCTAAATAAAAATAGATGAAAAATATCTTCTTACCTTTTGCGCTGCTTATTGGTTTTGCAGCAATGTCCCAAACACTTCAGGACTCAATTACCTTCAATCCGCAGTTACAACAAAATGCCGCTCAGCGAATCCTTTCAGGTAATTATGGGAAAGCTGTTACGGTAGGGGCATATGGTGAAATAACATATAATCAGCCGGAATCGGACAATGGTGAACTAGACGTGCAACGGTTAGTACTCCTGTTTGGATATAAATTCAATGAGAAAACACAATTTGTTACCGAGGTTGAGATAGAACATGTAGAAGAAGTTTTTGTAGAACAAGCCTTTATAAATTATGCTGTGGGAGACAACGTAAGTTTACGGGGTGGACTTATGCTGGTTCCTATGGGTATTGTGAACGAATATCACGAACCTACCACTTTTAATGGTACAGAAAGACCGGCAGTGGATAACGTGATCGTACCCACGACCTGGCGTGAGATAGGAGTTGGAGTAACCGGTAGGATCCCCGATGCATCTTTGAGTTATCAGGCCTATATCTTTAACGGATTTAAATCTACAGAAGCAGATGCTGAAGAGGGAGTATACGGATTTTTAAGCGGAAGCAGCGGCCTTAGAGGGGGTAGACAG includes the following:
- a CDS encoding bifunctional metallophosphatase/5'-nucleotidase, whose protein sequence is MILRAITVFSISLILISCGSGRQTTSQPREDGIITLKFIQLNDVYEIAPLGGGKYGGMARVAHVVDSIREIHPNTYLYMAGDFLNPSLLGTIKYNGERIRGKQMIEVMNAMNFDMVTFGNHEFDLDREDLQKRLDESNFSWISSNVKEITERDTLSFKINRDIGRIAVPASLSREITDVDGTKVRVSFFSVTLDSNPREYVHYEDYYSTAVNTYENLPTQSDIIVGLTHLKVEDDKKLALALPELDLIMGGHEHNNMIFDVSNTVIAKADANAKTINIHTITHNTATGKTDIDSQLFPIDDSISEDPEVRAIVEKWNLVLNNKIREVIENPSEVIFHADPPLDGTDSANRGIQTNMGEIITAAMFEAYDNEVDAALVNGGSIRLDDMLDGDVSSIDIFRVLPFGGSIIKVDITGDLLQRVLDFGKDSGGTGAYLQRFNIDESANGGWLINGEPLQGDKRYYSVAFSDFLLKGYDIPFLSEDNPGVLKVYTPSKNEIANDIRKAVILYLKSKQ
- a CDS encoding heme-binding domain-containing protein, with amino-acid sequence MLKRILKILGYLGIVALIVIQFIRPEKNEAGYEAFKAFETETKPSDKVVGILKNNCYDCHSNHTNYPWYAEVAPFSLWLDDHVRHGKGDFNVSEWDSYSIKKKDHKLEELIEEVEEGNMPLDSYTWIHGDLSEDDKKLLIQWATLARLQYKNQLEVSSK